From the genome of Thermodesulfovibrionales bacterium, one region includes:
- a CDS encoding polyprenyl synthetase family protein: protein MAAYRPVSRIADRKGKKSADPVPTRFQEFSEVVRPQLDAAFRAHLTGLLGDEVPIGSGRKTDILSGGKRIRGSLLCLVASALGGALKDALSRAVAVELIQTATLIHDDVVDQHRSRRNSPALWTLEGARKAVLLGDIIFASAIRMMSELGREDGLIASRAIAEVSRGAYQEPLNPSSLLEDTAVADAWDTALYEKIIGLKTGVLFGSASRLGAVSAKASGRSLQRWYQYGLKIGEAYQIADDLHEIERCLITRSMTRSEIIALAPALLFFVRESRPDLLKVLRRQSMVLRTELPKHFETAAGIMKVEIASRLQSAISAMEDDFPDNEYGRVARRAPRDIIAMFDEARTSVSSP, encoded by the coding sequence TTGGCGGCTTATCGGCCAGTGAGCAGGATTGCCGACCGGAAAGGCAAAAAATCGGCAGACCCGGTGCCGACGCGGTTTCAGGAGTTTTCCGAGGTAGTAAGACCTCAGTTGGATGCAGCCTTCAGAGCCCATCTGACCGGCCTGCTGGGGGATGAGGTGCCGATCGGCTCCGGCAGGAAGACAGATATCCTATCCGGCGGAAAGCGGATCAGAGGGTCGCTTCTTTGTCTCGTCGCGTCTGCTCTCGGAGGCGCACTGAAAGATGCCCTTTCCAGGGCTGTCGCGGTAGAGCTTATTCAAACTGCCACGCTCATTCACGACGATGTCGTGGACCAGCATCGGTCTAGGCGAAACTCCCCGGCCCTCTGGACCTTGGAAGGGGCGCGAAAGGCGGTCCTGCTCGGTGACATAATCTTCGCCTCGGCGATCCGGATGATGAGCGAGCTGGGGCGAGAGGATGGACTGATCGCCTCAAGGGCGATAGCCGAGGTCTCCCGCGGGGCCTACCAGGAGCCCTTGAATCCTTCCTCGCTCCTTGAAGATACGGCAGTAGCGGACGCATGGGACACAGCACTCTATGAAAAAATCATCGGCCTCAAGACAGGTGTCCTCTTCGGTTCGGCCTCTCGCCTGGGAGCTGTGTCGGCGAAAGCCAGCGGCAGGAGCCTTCAACGGTGGTATCAATACGGATTGAAGATAGGAGAGGCATATCAAATAGCGGACGACCTCCATGAGATAGAACGATGTCTCATCACTCGCTCCATGACAAGAAGCGAAATCATCGCGCTTGCCCCGGCCCTCCTGTTCTTTGTCAGGGAGAGCAGGCCCGATCTTCTCAAAGTTCTACGACGGCAGTCGATGGTTTTGAGAACGGAGCTTCCGAAGCACTTCGAAACCGCGGCAGGGATTATGAAGGTAGAGATTGCGAGCCGCCTTCAATCAGCGATCTCGGCTATGGAAGACGATTTCCCCGATAACGAATACGGCCGGGTGGCTCGCAGAGCTCCGCGGGATATTATCGCTATGTTCGACGAGGCGAGGACTTCGGTTTCCTCGCCGTAA
- a CDS encoding class I SAM-dependent methyltransferase, which produces MKHDGYAVVPANLKKLEVVNRFFSGTGSSYDRVVTVCTCGFDRCWKKRLIEKIPAQPTCVMDQACGTGILTFEIARRFPDCRVTGVELRDEYLDRARLKARRWGMTNVDFILGRAEDVIVQGGCDCIISSYLAKYAELGKLITNAGKMLRPGGLIIMHDFIYPANPVFLPLWRAYFRILRGIGSRIFPEWQTVFNELPEFLRETRWVSESLSAMKENAFSDITIESLTFGTAAIVTARKPKSSPRRT; this is translated from the coding sequence ATGAAGCATGACGGTTATGCGGTAGTGCCTGCGAATCTGAAAAAACTGGAGGTCGTCAACCGGTTCTTCTCCGGAACCGGATCTTCTTATGATCGGGTTGTGACGGTCTGCACCTGCGGCTTCGACAGATGCTGGAAGAAGAGACTCATAGAAAAGATTCCGGCTCAACCGACTTGCGTTATGGACCAGGCCTGCGGAACAGGGATTCTCACCTTTGAGATCGCGCGGAGATTTCCTGACTGTCGCGTCACCGGTGTCGAACTTCGTGACGAGTATCTCGATAGAGCGCGCCTCAAGGCCCGCAGATGGGGAATGACGAACGTTGACTTTATCCTGGGCCGGGCTGAAGACGTAATCGTGCAAGGGGGTTGCGACTGTATCATTTCGTCCTATCTGGCGAAATATGCGGAACTTGGGAAACTGATCACGAATGCCGGAAAGATGCTGCGTCCGGGCGGTCTCATCATCATGCACGATTTTATCTATCCTGCGAATCCCGTATTCCTGCCTCTCTGGCGGGCATATTTTCGGATACTGAGAGGGATCGGCTCCAGAATCTTTCCCGAATGGCAAACCGTCTTCAACGAGCTGCCGGAATTTCTTCGCGAAACAAGGTGGGTCTCTGAGTCCCTTTCCGCGATGAAAGAGAATGCCTTTAGCGACATTACGATCGAATCACTCACCTTCGGCACGGCAGCTATCGTTACGGCGAGGAAACCGAAGTCCTCGCCTCGTCGAACATAG